A genome region from Paracoccus stylophorae includes the following:
- a CDS encoding ABC transporter permease has product MTDSPHPPMNPALRPVHKQRSFASLRAISALVLREMATTNGRSANGFLWAIAEPVGGIILLTAIFSLGFRSPSVGTNFAIFYATGLVPFLFYLSISGKTAAAIQYSKPLLAYPAVTFMDAFLARAFFNLVTQVMVAYLIFTVIYFTQETRTDPQILGIVLSLAMALVFALGVGAMNCFLFTAFPWWQFAWAILNRPLFLVSCIFFIYDDVPQPFQYYLWFNPLVHVIGQMRKSFYPSYAGDYVSPAYVFGVGFVLLGIGLAFLTRYHRDLLNS; this is encoded by the coding sequence ATGACCGATTCTCCCCATCCCCCGATGAACCCCGCGCTGCGCCCGGTGCACAAGCAGCGCAGCTTTGCCAGCCTGCGCGCCATCTCGGCGCTGGTGCTGCGCGAGATGGCGACGACCAACGGCCGCTCGGCCAACGGATTTCTGTGGGCCATCGCCGAACCCGTGGGCGGCATCATCCTTCTGACCGCGATCTTCTCGCTGGGGTTCCGGTCGCCCTCGGTCGGCACCAATTTCGCGATCTTCTATGCCACCGGGCTGGTGCCGTTCCTGTTCTATCTCAGCATTTCGGGCAAGACGGCCGCCGCGATCCAGTATTCCAAGCCGCTTCTGGCCTATCCGGCCGTCACCTTCATGGATGCGTTCCTGGCGCGCGCGTTCTTCAATCTGGTGACGCAGGTGATGGTCGCCTATCTGATCTTCACCGTCATCTATTTCACGCAGGAAACGCGCACCGATCCGCAGATCCTGGGCATCGTGCTGTCGCTGGCGATGGCGTTGGTCTTTGCGCTGGGGGTGGGGGCGATGAACTGCTTTCTGTTCACCGCCTTCCCGTGGTGGCAATTCGCGTGGGCGATCCTGAACCGGCCGCTGTTTCTGGTCTCGTGCATCTTCTTCATCTATGACGACGTGCCGCAGCCGTTCCAGTATTATTTGTGGTTCAACCCGCTGGTCCATGTGATCGGGCAGATGCGCAAATCCTTCTATCCGTCCTATGCCGGCGATTATGTCAGCCCGGCCTATGTGTTCGGGGTGGGATTCGTGCTGCTGGGCATCGGTCTGGCGTTTCTGACGCGCTATCACCGCGATCTGCTGAACAGCTGA
- a CDS encoding ABC transporter ATP-binding protein, protein MIRLQNLTKTYVLEGRRKTVARDITAVFPTGVSVALLGRNGAGKSSLLKMISGEMLPTSGEILSDGTISWPVGFAGSFHRELSGEQNCRFLARVYGIDTDEMVAFVKDFAELGDHFQLPIRTYSSGMKARLAFGVSMAVPFDTYLVDEVSAVGDAAFKSKSNRVFNERMAKSGAIVVSHSMGMLRKTCQAGAVLEDGRLSYYHDIEDAIEQHLENMRRRAR, encoded by the coding sequence TTGATCAGGCTGCAGAATCTGACCAAGACCTATGTGCTGGAGGGGCGACGCAAGACCGTTGCCCGCGACATCACGGCGGTCTTTCCGACCGGGGTGTCGGTCGCGTTGCTGGGGCGCAACGGGGCGGGGAAATCGTCGCTGCTGAAGATGATCTCGGGCGAGATGCTGCCGACCTCGGGCGAGATTTTGTCGGACGGCACGATCAGCTGGCCGGTCGGATTCGCCGGGTCGTTCCACCGCGAATTGTCGGGCGAACAGAATTGCCGCTTTCTGGCGCGGGTCTATGGCATCGACACCGACGAGATGGTGGCCTTCGTCAAGGATTTCGCCGAACTGGGCGATCATTTCCAGCTGCCGATCCGCACCTATTCGTCGGGGATGAAGGCGCGGCTGGCGTTTGGCGTGTCGATGGCGGTGCCGTTCGACACCTATCTGGTGGACGAGGTGTCGGCGGTGGGCGATGCGGCGTTCAAGTCCAAGTCGAACCGGGTCTTCAACGAACGGATGGCGAAATCGGGCGCCATCGTCGTGTCGCATTCGATGGGAATGCTGCGCAAGACATGTCAGGCGGGCGCGGTGCTGGAGGATGGCCGGCTAAGCTATTACCACGATATCGAGGATGCGATCGAACAGCATCTTGAGAACATGCGCCGCCGTGCGAGATAA
- a CDS encoding ATP-binding cassette domain-containing protein, giving the protein MLEFRDTAVTRGDFTLRADLRVGRGRRVAVIGASGSGKSTLLALVGGFLRPDTGRVLWDGQDITDLPPGRRPVSVLFQDQNLFPHLTVGQNVGLGLRPDLRLSDAQRSRVAQALEDVGLTGMDTRRPATLSGGQQSRVALARVLLRARPLLLLDEPFAALGPALKSEMLDLLARIVADTDATVLMVTHDPHDARAFAPKTILIEDGRAHPPVPTGPLLDDPPPGLRAYLG; this is encoded by the coding sequence TTGCTTGAGTTCCGCGACACCGCCGTCACCCGCGGCGATTTCACCCTGCGCGCCGATCTGCGGGTCGGGCGCGGCCGGCGCGTCGCCGTCATCGGCGCCTCGGGGTCGGGCAAATCGACGCTGCTGGCGCTGGTCGGCGGCTTTCTTCGGCCCGATACCGGCCGGGTGCTGTGGGACGGGCAGGACATCACCGACCTGCCGCCGGGCCGGCGGCCGGTCTCGGTGCTGTTTCAGGACCAGAACCTGTTTCCGCATCTGACGGTGGGCCAGAATGTCGGGCTGGGGCTGCGCCCCGATCTGCGGCTCAGCGATGCGCAGCGGTCCCGCGTCGCACAGGCGCTTGAGGATGTGGGCCTGACCGGCATGGACACGCGCCGCCCCGCCACCCTGTCGGGCGGTCAGCAAAGCCGGGTGGCGCTGGCGCGGGTGCTGCTGCGCGCGCGTCCGCTGCTGCTGCTGGACGAACCTTTCGCCGCACTTGGCCCGGCCCTGAAATCCGAGATGCTGGATCTGCTGGCGCGCATCGTCGCCGACACCGACGCGACCGTGCTGATGGTCACCCACGACCCCCACGACGCGCGCGCCTTCGCGCCCAAGACGATCCTGATCGAGGACGGGCGCGCCCATCCGCCGGTGCCCACCGGCCCGCTGCTGGACGATCCGCCGCCGGGGCTGCGCGCCTATCTGGGCTGA